DNA from Candidatus Binatia bacterium:
ATAGGGGTCGCGTAATTGGGGCCAGCAGACTTTCCACCAGTGACGTCGTCAACGGCACGCCGCGCAATGCGGTGGTTGCCATCACGCGGGTCAGTGCTCCCTCCAGTTCACGCACGCTGGGACCGCTTCGCTGTGCCACGAGCAAGGCGACGCCTGGGGGCAGGTCCGTCCCGTGCAAGGCCGCCTTCTTGGTGACGATGGCGACGCGCATTTCGCACGTCGGTGGGTGGACATCGGCGATCAATCCTCCTTCGAAGCGGCTGCGCAAGCGTTGCTCGAGCCCGGCAATTGCATGCGGCGGCTTGTCGCATGTCAGTACGACTTGGTGGCCGGCGGCCTGGAGGGCATTGAACGTATGGAAGAACTCTTCCTGTGTGCGTTCCTTGCCGGCGAGAAATTGCACGTCATCGAGAATCAGCACTTCCACTTCGCGAAAGCTGTCGCGAAAGGATGCCATCTGGTCGTGCCGCAGCGACGTGATCAAGTTGTTCATGAACGCTTCCGCGGCAAGGCAGGCGATGCGGCGCCGGGAGCGCCCGGTCAGCAAGTCGTGCGCCAGCGCATTGACGAGATGAGTCTTGCCGAGACCAACGCCCCCGCATAAGAACAACGGATTAAAACGGCGGCCGGGCATCTCGGCAACTGAACGGGCCGCTTGATACGCGACCTCATTTGCCTGGCCAACGACAAAATTCTCGAAGGTGTAGTCCGGGACCAGACGTCCGATCTTGGGCATTCGCGGTGCCGAGGCACGTAACGTCTTCGCTGGCACCTCGCTGGGGCGCGGACGCGATTCCGCTCTCTGTGCCGCAACTCCGACGCGAACGGCCGGAGCTTTTCCATCCGCTTTGGTCAGCGTCTGGCGAATTGTCGGCAGAAAATGTCGCGTCACCCATTCCTGAAAAAACCGGCTGCCGACCTCCAGCAGGAATCCGGTCTCGTCCTTCGAACAACAAATCGGCTCAATCCAAGTTGCAAAGTTTCGGTCTCCAACCAGCTGCCGCATTCGCGGCAGTGCTTCCAACCAATCGGCCTCCATTTGTTGCCGCCCCTCCCACAGTCCGTGTCAAAAGTCCTGTCGGCCGCGCACGAAGGTTATCCACACTTGGGGACAACGCGGTAAGTAACCGCCACCGCACCACTTCCGTCCGTCCTCCACCCCGCCCATGCACACCTTCCCGCCACATGCCCGCCCGCCCTTCCGTTTCAGGAAGGCAACGTGCGCAGCCGACAAGAGTCATTCGCGATTCAAAGAGTTAGGATCAGAGATCGAGAGCAAGGTCGTCTTAATCGATCGCCGGCCGTACTGTCAACAAACTTTTCGCGCCGTGGCGCTTGTGCTGACTTTCCGCGTACATCGGCGAAGTCGAATATATCGTGAAACGATATTCGTGATTTCGACCACGTGCGTGCGTCGTCGTAACCTCGCGAAAAGTCGACAGGTGCGAATTGCAGAGGCTCTTCTCTTGGAAAACATTCGCGCCTTTGGGCAAGAGCAGAGCGCTTTTCCGCTGCGGATGCGGCGCCCACGTGATCTTCGATCTTCTGGACTCAGTACGGTTACGGAGGCATGAGTGGCGCAACGCGGACGCCTCACACCGTCAATCTTCCCTACCGACTGGTAGAGGTGCCACCGTCGAGCTATCCGTTCCGGCAGGGGCTGCTGAAGATCAGCAAGCGCACCTGGGAGCATTCGGCCATCGCAGTTCACCCGCCTGACGAGTGAAATCACTGCGACCGAGAAGCTGATTGCGCTAACGTTACCGCGTCGCTGAGCAGATCTGGCTCGAGCGCGCCTTTCACCAATCGGCCGTTGATGAACACCGTCGGTGTGGAGTCGATGCCGAGCGCCGCGGCTTCATTGACGTCTTGTTCCACCCGCGCTCGCGGTGCTGGACTATCGAGGCATGCCACGAAGCGAGGGACGTCAAATCCGAGTCGGGTCGCGAACTCGATTAACCCCTGTCGTCCGAGTCGTTGTTGGTTGTCAAACAGAATGTCGTGATACGGCCAGAACTTTCCTTGCTCGGCGGCGCATTCGGAACCTACCGCTGCCAGGCAAGCATCGCGGTGCAACTGAGCACTCACTTTGGGATTACACTCGGAGTCTAACGGAAAATGATGAAACACGACACGGATGTCCTGCCCACGGCGATGCAGGACGCTATCCAAGCTGGCATGAAACTTGGCGCAATGACCGCACTCAAAATCGGAGAACTCTACGATGGTCACGGTCGCATCAGCGTTCCCGCGCGATTGGCCACCGTCGAGGGGTACACGCATGACGGGCAGGGCCATATACCAGCGATAGAAGTCAGGACGCAGGCGCGCGATGGCCGCAGCGTCCGACGGGCGCACGCCGCGACCGAAAGCTTCCCAGCTTCCGATAGCAAGCAGGACCAGCGCGGCAATGGCAACCCCGACGAGCACGAGTCGGTCTTGCTTGCGACGCTTCGCCGCCTGTTGGCGGCTGGATGTCTGCAATTGAGAGCGCAACCGCCAAGCGGCGGGAAACATTCCAATATTGACGAGGTATAGACCAGAGCACATGACGCAGACCGTATGCAGGACGCCGAACGCGATCACTGCCATGTAGCTCGAGAAGAGCAGACCCCAGCTGGCTAGCAAGAGCCCGACCGTTGCGAGCTTCTCACGGAAACTGGCACGAGCCGCACCAACGAAAGCCGCCGCCAGACCAATGAGTACCAGGTAGTAGAGGATCGCCCACAGTGCGACCGAGACACCGACGAGCTCTGCATACCGACTACCCATTACGACGTCACAATTGACGTTGGCGTTGATGTTGCAAAAGCTCGCGTAGTTGGGATTAGCGACGAGCCGGAGGTGAACAGCCTCGGCGACGATACTGACACCTAATCCGGTCAGTGCGAGTAGCAGGACCGGGAGGATCTTTTTCAAACGCTGGTACATCCGGGGGACCGTTTGGAGTTCGACCCTTCTTGCCAGCCTCGGGCGTAGGCCGCAAGTGCACCGACTCTCGTGATCAGAAGGGAAGCTCCTGTCATCAGTGCCGTTAATGTCGCGCAAAAACTCGGCCGAAGCGCCAACGCCCGAACCGGTCCGCAATGACTACCGCCGCTAACTCATCGTCGGGCCCGACCAGCTTCACGGCTTCGTCCCGCTCGCCGGATGCGATAGTGCCGAGCACCGGTTCATAACCCTGCCGGGCGCGCTGCGCCGCCTCGGCATCGATGCGGATTTCACGCAGCTGCGGCAGCGCTTGGCGCAACCCAAGCAGCGGCAATTCGGCCCGGTCGAGGGCCTCCAGCGTGATCGCTTGGTCCAGGCCGAAGGGTCCGAATTTCGTCCGCCGCAGGGCCTGCAGACAGGCGACCGTGCCGAGTGACGTACCGATCTGCTGCGCCAGCACGCGGATGTAGGTGCCTTTGGAGCACGATACCGCGAAGGCGATTGTGCCGTCGCTGTGGCGGCTCAAGCGCAGATCTTCGATATGAACCCGGCGCGGCTGGCGCTCAATGGCAATGCCCTGCCGAGCCAGCTTATACAGCGGCGTGCCGTGGTGTTTGATGGCGGAATACATCGGCGGAGTCTGTACGAGTTCGCCGCAAAATTGCCTCGCCGTTTCGGCCAGCCGCTCCGGCGTGATGTCCGGTACGGGTGCGGTCACCGTTACTGTCCCGGTCGGATCGCCGGTGTCGGTTTCCTGGCCGAGTCCGATGAGGCCGGTGTATTCTTTGCCTGCGAAATTGAGGAACTGCGCGATCTTGGTTCCTTCACCAATGCACACCGGCAGAACGCCGCTGGCGAAGGGGTCGAGCGTGCCAAGGTGGCCGGTCTTGCTCCCCACGCGCCGCTTGATGATACGCACGACGTCGGCCGAGGTCATGCCTTCGGGCTTATCGACGATCAGCAGGCCGTCCAGACCCATCATTCGTCCTGGGGCGTGGCATCTTTCAGCAAGCTCGCGAGGCGGCTGGCGACTTCAAGGGTGGGATCGAAAAGGAAGGTGAAGCCAGGGGCGTGCCGTAGCTTCAGCCGGCGCGTCACCTGCGCCCTGATGAACCCGGCGGCGCTGCGCAACCCGTCGAGCGAACGCTGGCGCGCCGCTTCATCGCCGACGCAACTGAAGTAAACCTTCCCGTGCTTGAGGTCATCGGTCAATTCCACCACCGTCAGGGTAATCATACCGACGCGGGGGTCCTTGATGTCGCGCAACAACATGTCGGCAATCACTTCCCGTACGGCTTCCCCGACACGCTCTGCCCGCCGCACGCTCATAATAGGCCCGCCCCTGCGGGTTCGGGCCGGGCGCGCAGGTGGATGCCCACTCTACTCACCGGTCGATTAGCAATGGAAAACTTCAATGCTGTCTTCGCCCAGCT
Protein-coding regions in this window:
- the dnaA gene encoding chromosomal replication initiator protein DnaA; the encoded protein is MEADWLEALPRMRQLVGDRNFATWIEPICCSKDETGFLLEVGSRFFQEWVTRHFLPTIRQTLTKADGKAPAVRVGVAAQRAESRPRPSEVPAKTLRASAPRMPKIGRLVPDYTFENFVVGQANEVAYQAARSVAEMPGRRFNPLFLCGGVGLGKTHLVNALAHDLLTGRSRRRIACLAAEAFMNNLITSLRHDQMASFRDSFREVEVLILDDVQFLAGKERTQEEFFHTFNALQAAGHQVVLTCDKPPHAIAGLEQRLRSRFEGGLIADVHPPTCEMRVAIVTKKAALHGTDLPPGVALLVAQRSGPSVRELEGALTRVMATTALRGVPLTTSLVESLLAPITRPLCLLSVEAIQEKVSQHFRVSVNDLKSHRRDRPVTFARQIAMYLSRTLAEVSFPSIAEKFGGRDHSTVMHAVRAVEDKRKQDPHTGNLLMTLEHELRSRQSA
- a CDS encoding thioredoxin domain-containing protein, translating into MKKILPVLLLALTGLGVSIVAEAVHLRLVANPNYASFCNINANVNCDVVMGSRYAELVGVSVALWAILYYLVLIGLAAAFVGAARASFREKLATVGLLLASWGLLFSSYMAVIAFGVLHTVCVMCSGLYLVNIGMFPAAWRLRSQLQTSSRQQAAKRRKQDRLVLVGVAIAALVLLAIGSWEAFGRGVRPSDAAAIARLRPDFYRWYMALPVMRVPLDGGQSRGNADATVTIVEFSDFECGHCAKFHASLDSVLHRRGQDIRVVFHHFPLDSECNPKVSAQLHRDACLAAVGSECAAEQGKFWPYHDILFDNQQRLGRQGLIEFATRLGFDVPRFVACLDSPAPRARVEQDVNEAAALGIDSTPTVFINGRLVKGALEPDLLSDAVTLAQSASRSQ
- the truB gene encoding tRNA pseudouridine(55) synthase TruB, giving the protein MMGLDGLLIVDKPEGMTSADVVRIIKRRVGSKTGHLGTLDPFASGVLPVCIGEGTKIAQFLNFAGKEYTGLIGLGQETDTGDPTGTVTVTAPVPDITPERLAETARQFCGELVQTPPMYSAIKHHGTPLYKLARQGIAIERQPRRVHIEDLRLSRHSDGTIAFAVSCSKGTYIRVLAQQIGTSLGTVACLQALRRTKFGPFGLDQAITLEALDRAELPLLGLRQALPQLREIRIDAEAAQRARQGYEPVLGTIASGERDEAVKLVGPDDELAAVVIADRFGRWRFGRVFARH
- the rbfA gene encoding 30S ribosome-binding factor RbfA → MSVRRAERVGEAVREVIADMLLRDIKDPRVGMITLTVVELTDDLKHGKVYFSCVGDEAARQRSLDGLRSAAGFIRAQVTRRLKLRHAPGFTFLFDPTLEVASRLASLLKDATPQDE